atttaaaaaattcaaattgTATAGAATTGttctctggaactcgctgccgggggaggtagaggaagacTATACGATAGTGAGTAAAAGAGGCATCTGGACcaatacatgattaggatgggaatagagggatatggtccccggaagggtagggggttttagttcagtcgggtagcatgttcggtgcaggcttggaggggctaagggcctgttccggttctgtaattttctttgtagaaTTAAAAAAGATCCGTGTTGGCTATGTGTTTtatattttattgttttttttctccccagtCTTTCACAGTGCCAGTGCACAGGGGCAGCCTTCCAGCCAGTTCGTCTTTGGCAGCTTCCACACTCattcggagggaggggggcaatgGACCCAACATCCAATCTAGCCAGCACCCTTGCCCTCCCCCAGAACAAAAATTTCACCTTGCGGGCCTCTCTGTCCTGGGGCTGGTTCGTGGGGGCCAGGAAATatcctgacattaacactgcaatggctggaaaatccacaCCTATGTATTTGCCACAGGTCTAAAGCATCATTTTTTTTAGATCTACTTACGTTTACGGACTTTAAAAATCAGGTACATCCTATCAGACACTGCTATTTGTTCTCAATAGGTTGGAGTCAAGTTCAATTCAGCTTTCATATTTTACTTCTGTAATCTTTATCTGGACCTTGCAGATGTCCAAGATAAGATCAAGTCTTTCTTCTTGCTGAAATGGAGCCAGGATCATGTGTAGGCCATAATGATTGAGGTACGCATAATCAGAGACATGGTTGTTTTCAGTAGCATTTTAAACTGTAGCATCATCGAatgcctacagtgctgaaggaggtcattcggcccattgagtctgcaccgacaacaatcccacccaggccctacccccgtaaccccacgtattcaccctgctaatccccctgacactgaggggcaatttattagttcatttattagtcacaagtagacttacattaacactgcaatgaagttactgtgaaaatctccttgtcgccacactccggcgtctgttcgggtacactgaggggcaatttagcatggccaatccatctaaccagcacgtcttgcggaccgtgggaggaaaccggagcacccccacgcagacacagggggaacatgcaaactccacacagacaatgacccaagctgagaatcgaacctgggtccctggcactgtgaggcaacagtgttaaccactgtgccaccatatcatggtcaatccacctaacccacacatctttggactgagagaggaagccagaacacctggagaaaacccacgcagacacggggaaaatgtgcagactccacacagactatcacctgaggcaggaattgaacctgtgtctctggggctatgagtcagcagtgttaaccactgtgccacccttccctCTACATGGACATGCCAGTTTAAAGTTAATACTAAACCAGCAACTCTGAACCTATATAGACTTCAAGGTGAAGTGCGTTACAATTATGCCTAACAAACCATATTAAATTAACTCCCTTCTCCTAATTTGAAAGGTATAACTGTAGTTGAGCTGCCAGCTCTTCCAGGCAAGATGGGAGAAATCAGCTTGCGCTGCCACTTTTCAATTAATTTTCTCACACTTTACTTTCCCTGAATTAAAGGAATGCTAATGTGGCTTCAGTTCCACCGAGTGAAATTAAATATTATGACATGGATCAGTGGCCATGATTCACCATATGATGATTTGTCTTTTCTCTCAACTGTGCTGCCAGGGAGACATTCCGAGTGAAGAACAGATGCTGCTCCCCCCATAAAAGCAGTCAAAATTGAAAGGAGAGTCATTCAGACACCTTCACCTTGGTACAGACTGAAGATTTGTATCACCAGATACATAGGAGGAACTAACTCACTTTCCCCCTCCATCAGTCAGCAAAAGAATGAAGGGTAAAGAGAAAAAGTTCTTAAAGTTAGAATAAAATGAAATAGGGAAGCAATGTAATTAACTAGGATTCCTTGTTACAGTGTTAATATtacttaagtttcagtttatttattacagtcacaagtaggcttacatttaccctgcaatgaagtgaaactcccctagtcgccacactctggtgcctgtttgggtacactgagggagaatttagcatgaagaatgcacctaatcagcacgtctttcggactgtgagaggaaaccggagcacccagaggaaacccacgcaggcacggggagaatgtgcaaacaccacacagtgacccgaggccggaatcgatcccgggtccctggcgctgtgaggcagcagtgctaacaactgtgctgctCCTATTTaatggtgatttttaaaaaaaacacaaacaattCAATGATTTTAGATCCCGTCAGATTCCTTTCagcctaaaataaaaacagaaaatgttggataatatcagcatctgtggagagagaaacagtgttaatgttttgagtctgactGACGCTTCTTTAGTGCTGAAAAAGGGGCAGAAATGTGATCGATTCCATAGTTGGAAAGAGGGGTGAAGAACGTGAGGCAAAATAGAACATTAGTGATAGATCTGAGCTATGGAGAGATTGAAacagatgtcatggacacaagacaaagtgagtgttaatggtagcattaaGGACTTATGccgatagtggcataaaggtaaaatAGCGGAAtatgttaataggagaacaaaggtcatTGCTTAGCGAAAGCAAAACAGAAGAACAGGTGACAGATagctctgtgggggaggggggctgtttGCATTGGGACACACCaaagaaacaaaaagaaaaggggGTCAGGACAGATGGGAAAGCTCACAGTCCaagattgttgaactcaatgtgaaGTCCAGGAGGCTGTAATACGTCCAATCGGAAGATAAGGttttgttcctccagtttacattcagcttcactggagcattgcagcagaccTTTATATCGAtcgttttaaaatgtatttggtcacaggatgtgagtgttgcttgctggactggcatttattgcctatccctaatggcccttgagaaggtggtggtgagctgcctttttgatctgctgcagtctgcctggtgtcggtacaccctcagtgctgttagggagggagtttcaggattgtggcccagtgacggtgaagccattttaaaaaaaacggaATGACTCTCTGCTAACCAGCCTTTGTCCATCTGACTCTCCTCCTCCCCGCTGTGGTTCCCAGCTCCTGGTCCAGTCCTAGGTCTTACAAAAATCTAAGATGAACTTAGTCCCACTTCAAGCTGGCATGGTGACCTCCAACAATGATTAAataataagggtggcatggtggcacaatggttagcgctgctgcctcaaagcgccagggaccagggttcaattctggccttgggtgactttctgtgtggagtttgcacgttttccccgtgtctgtgtgggtttcctccgagtgctccagtttcctcctacactccaaagacgtgcaggttaggttgattagccatgctaaattgccccttggtgtcaggggggctagcagggtaaatatgtggggtgaaggggatagggcctgggtgggattgttttggtgcaggttcgatgggccgaatggccttcttctgcactgtagggattctatgattctgttgtgTCCAAATAGCGAGGTTGAAGGTGGATGACCAAGTGTTTCATATTTCAAGCTCTCACTTTAACCCTAACAAAGCACATCTAGGCCATGGTGGAAATAAAAGCAGGGGTTACAGTTTCACAGCTCGATAACTTTATTAATATTCCTTCATTTTAGAACCACAGATGCAATTTGAAACATACTGCTCCCTTTAGGGACTATGAGCAGCCAGATAACCGTGATAGCTATAATATACTATAACTTTTAAATGAAAAATGGTCAGGATTATATCATAAAAATCCAAATGGAGGCAATTAAATGACTTTGCAGATTTCAAATGCAGCCAAGATAAAGGAAGCAGAGTTTAAAAATGCAAATTTTTGAAAAATGTACACTTTAAATTCAACTTTATAGGTCTATTTTCATAAATTAGCTGTATTAATATGAATCTTAAACCACCTTTTGCTCTTTTATTTATATTACATTTAAAATGTTATGCATTTTTAAAGGGCCTAATGCTTACTGAAAAGCAATTTACAATGAGTTCTGCATGGTAAAATTAAGTTATTTCTAAGCCCTTAGTTTTATGGGATGAGAATCATACACATTCCTTCTAATAGCAAGATGCAGATCTGCAAATGTCTGAAAGACAGTTCCAGTATTTATATGTGTACAATGTAATACAGTCCCTACAAAATATATAAGCAGAAGTAATAGCTTAAAACTTAGTGGAAGTTTTCAGTGGAAAGAATTTAGATCTATAAGAATGTTATAATTTATCTCTCAACAGTTCAACAGAAATTTAAGAACAAACCATCTTTTCCCATTTATGATAACGTTAAATGCTTCCAAAAACTCATTGGTTATAGCAAACTGTAGTTTTCCAGAATAATTAGTCCTTTTCCCCATTCAGTCTCTTATCTAAAATTCGCTACCAcagcaaattttaaaatttattagtgtcacaagtaggcttattttaacactgcaatgaagttaccgtgaaaatcccctagtcaccacaatcaggtacctgtttggatacactgagggagaatttagcatggccaattcacctaaccagcatgtctttcggactgtgggaggaaacctgcccTCTGTTTGCAGTCATGAACTTCATCAAAATAAATCCTTTTAAGTAGTCATCCAGTTGAAATGATTCCTGAAAGAAGACGTGGCAAAGTCTAAccactggcggcacggtggcacagtggttagcactgctgcctcacagtgccagggacccgggttcaattcccagcttgggtcactgtccgtgcggagtttgcacgttctccccatgtctgagtgggtttcctccgggtgctccggtttcctcccacagtctgaatgacatattggttagatgcattggccaggctaacttcttcctcagtctacccgaacaggtggcgaaatgtggcgactaggggatttgcatagtaacttcattgcagtgttaatgtaagcctacttgtgacactaataaaataaactttaactttagacttTAAAAGAACGCAGTCACTTGTGGTTCACAAGACATTTCTACCCAATTGAAGACATATATCAAAACAGCATTGAAGACTGCACTGCTGTTCTTAAATACACACTTCAGAAGAATGTTGCCACTTCAGTCAATCTGATGCAAATAACTGAGTTTGTGGCCCAATGCGATGCATACACAATTGAAACGGTTTCCCCTCATGGTCATTGCCAGTAATGGTGATCAGAATCAAAACTAAAGAGAACTTAAACTGACTTTCCAAAATTAAAAAAACATGCAGTTTAACcaaaataagtttttaaaaaatgacacaaaGTTAAATGTGAGCCAGAAACTAAATGTGTGCACTACTTTCCCCTCGATCCCCAACTCAGTTCAATGCAATAAGCTTATTCGATTCTGGTGtcagatcactgtgtggagtttgcacattctccccgtgtctgcgtgggtttcccccggatgctccggtttcctcccacactccaaaagatgtgtgggttaggttgattggctatctaAATTGTCCCACAGtggcagggggataagcagggtaaatgtggggttgcagggacgggacctgggtggaattgttgttggtgcaggctcaatgggctgaatggcctccttctgcgctgtggggattctatgattatacacAGCCTGTCATTCGGGGATTTTTTTATAATTGTGAAGTGAAAATAAAGTTTTTCTGATTGTTTTAACATTCCCCTCTATCACAGAAGTTATTTTTCAGTCTTTGATCGATTGCTTCATTCGTTTCATtgatttatatattaacgatctagatgacgggactgggagcattctggccaagtttgccgatgatacaaagataggtggaggggcaggtagtattgaggaggtggggaggctgcagaaagatttagacagtttaggagagtggtccaagaagtggctgatgaaattcaacgtgggcaagtgcgaggtcgtacactttggaaaaaagaatagaggcatggactattttctaaacggtgacaaaattcataatgctaaagtgcaaagggacttgggagtcctagtccaggattctctaaaggtaaacttgcaggttgagtccgtaattaagaaagcaaatgtaatgttgtcatttatctcaagaggcttggaatacaaaagcagggatgtacttctgaggctttataaagcactggttaggccccatttggagtactgtgagcaattttgggccccacacctcaggaaggacatactggcactggagcgggtccagcggagattcacacggatgatcccaggaatggtaggcctgacatacgatgaacgtctgaggatcgtgggattatattcattggagtttaggaggttgaggggagatctgatagaaacttacaagataatgaacggcttagataggatggacgtagggaagttgtttccattaacaggggagactaggacgcgggggcacagccttagaataaaagggagtcactttagaacagagatgaggagaaatttcttcagccagagagtggtgggtctgtggaattcattgccacagagggctgtggaggccgagacgttgagcgtcttcaagacagaaattgataaattcttgatttctcgaggaattaagggctatggggagagagcgggtaaatggagttgaaatcaaccatgattgaatggtggagtggactcgatgggccgaatggccttacttccgctcctatgtcttatggtcttatggtcttgcaCAGGAGTGGACAGGTGTGCATCTGAGGATGGGTAGCATGGCCACCTTGTATTGGCAAGAAACACGGTGGATGCAAACAGTGTGACAGGTTGTTTCAAAACATGTACAGACAACAAGTACCCGTGCTCCAGGTTTTTTGGGAAAATGCTGGTACAGATTTTGTTATTGCTGTTTATAGCTCCTCTAGATCAAGGTTCTTTATTTGTCCCATTTACCGTGCACCATTCAACCCTTTCCTCATCTAATCACTAATTAAAAACTGTTGGAAATCTGAATAATAAAGGCACTTGCTCTGAAaattcaggtggaattttccagctcttcccactggcagaattttccagtcccactgaaggcatcacctccactccccccacccaaatTGTGATTTCCTCGGATGAGCCACACAAAACACCAtagacatcggcgggactggaaggtaCTACTGGCAGCCAATAGCGAGCTTCCCCCGTTGCTGGAAAACATACCATGTGTTTATCTGGCAGTAAGGATAcctcagttgcaagcaataaaaagcTAACTGCACAAGGtacatcaaagaaaaaggtttaataaagaaacttcattacaccaacaCTCAGGCCAAGCCCTGGGCCACACAAGATCCACACaatcccatctgctttctatttatatcaGGTTAGCTGGTCAACTGATCCTCACATTGAAATCTGTTACAATGTAACCGATgttatcactggttacattctgggGGTGCCAGAAAATCTCCACAGCTATTTCCTGGCCTGCTGactatggtagccatgatgtgatgtggagatgccagtgttgaactggggtaaacacagtctcacaacaccaggttaaagtccaacagtccaagccactagctttcggagcgctgccccttcatcaggcgagtgggagttctgttcacaaacagggcatataaagacacaaactcaatttacaaaataatggttggaatgcgagtctttacaggtattcaagtcttaaaggtacagacaatgtgagtggagagcgggTTGCAttccacatgcatctccatcaaggacggtcaccttagcacttcactgtaccgcaagcctactgataacctcacgatgctccacttctccagcttccaccctaaacacgtcaaagaagccatcccctatggacaagccctccgaaaacacaggatctgcacagatgaggaggatcacaacagacatctccagacgctgaaagatgccctcagaagaacaggatatggcgctcaatgcttcgatcgacagttccgccacgccacagcgaaaagccgcaccgaccttctcagaagacaaacacggaacacacggacagagtaccctttgtcgtccagtacttccctggagcagagaagctacgacatcttctccggagccttcaacatgtcattgatgaagatgaacatcgccaagaccatccccacacccccacgtcttgccttcaaacaaccgcacaacctcaaatagtccattgtccgcagcaaactacccagccttcaggagaacagtgatcgcgacaccacacaaccctgccacagcaacctctgtaagacgtgccggatcatcgacatggatgccatcatctcacgtgagaacaccatccaccaggtatacggtacatactcttgccactcggccaacattgtctacctgatacgctgcagaaaaggatgtcccgaggcatggtacattggggagaccatgcaaacgctatgacaacggatgaatgaacaccgctcgacaatcaccaggcaagactgttctcttcctgttggggaacacttcagcagtcacgggcattcggcccctgatcttcgggtaagcgttctccaaggcggccttcacgacacacgacaacgcagagttgctgagcagagactgatagccaagttccgcacacatgaggacggcctcaaccgggagcttgggttcatgtcacacgatctgtaacccccacgacttgcctgggcttgcaaaatctcactaactgtcctgtctggagacaatacacatctctttaacctgtgcttaaccccctctccactcacattgtctgtacctttaaggcttgattaccctgtaaagactcacattccaaccattattttgtaaattgagtttgtgtctttatatgccctgtttgtgaacagaattcccactcacctgatgaaggaacagcactccgaaagctagtggcttgtgctaccaaataaacctgttggactttaacctggtgttgtgagacatcttactgctgACTATTCCCAGCAtttcctctctctttatctgtcggAATTTTAGCATCTACAATATCTTGCTCTTGTACTAATCATTCAATTACTTCTGCCTCCTACAGATCTTCCCTTTTGTTTTCTGGGACCTCCCCGTCTACACCCTTCCTGGTTCTGTACTTGCTTCATATCTGCTAAATCACTAAGTATCTCAAGTTCTGACAACAGGTCATTGACTTGAAGCCATTTGGTCTGATTTTAACGATGTAAATGGGTGgattttgaatgagttaaaatccTACCGATTAACCCTATTTTTCGCTCCATAGATGCTGCTTGATCTGCTGAGTATCCCCGGCATTTTCTGTTctcctttcagatttccagcattattCCTCGCTCTGTTGTGTTGTTGTCTGTGATTTCCATCACTCAGATTGTGCTACTTTCTCGGGTAATCTAGTTTTGAATTTTAGGAAAGGCAGCAAATCTGAATGCTTTGAAGGCATTAACCAAGAATGGTGGTCCCAGCGGAGGAACAGCAGGTCCCTTTGCAATCCACAAAAGAAAAGATCAGTCTGTTTTGGATTTGCAGCTGTGGTATGAAGTGGTTAGAGTGGGATGGAGGACTCCTATTTTTTGAAGGAAATTTGAAGCTAGAAGGAAAAGAAGTGATAACAagaagacatagaaacatagaaaaactacagcacaaacaggcccttcggcccacaagttgtgccgaacacatccctaccttctagacctacctataaccctccatcctattaagctccatgtactcatccaggagtctcttaaaagaccctattgagttcgcctccaccaccactgacggcagccgattccactcgcccaccaccctctgtgtgaaaaacttacccctaatatctcccctgtccctaccccccagcaccttaaacctgtgtcctctcgtagcagacatttccaccctgggaaaaagcctctgagagtccacctgatctatgcctctcaacaacttatacacctctattaggtctcctctcatccttcgtctctccaaggagaaaagaccgaactccctcagcctatcctcataaggcatgccacccaatccaggcaacatccttgtaaatctcctctgaaccctttcaatcttttccacatccttcctatagtgaggcgaccagaactgagcacagtattccaagtggggtctgatgagggtcttatatagctgcatcattagacccggactcctaaactcaatccctcgattgataaaggccagcacaccatacgccttcttaaccacctcctccacctgtggggccgattttagagtcctatggacccagaccccaagatccttctgatcctctaccgtactaagagtctttccctttatattgtactccttcatcccatttgtcctaccaaaatggaccacgacgcatttatctgggttgaagtccatctgccacttctccgcccagtcttgcatccattTTATGCCAGCCCCAATTCAAACTGCCACAGTGAGGTGTGGGGAACAGTAATCTGCTGCTGAGtgcatgacagtaagaagtctcacaacaccaggttaaagtccaacaggtttatttggcagcactagctttcggagtctcaagctccttcatcgggtgagtgaggacttgtgttcacaaacaggacatataaagacacaaactcaatttacaagataatggttggaatgtgagtctttacaggtaatcaagtcttaaaggtacagacaatgtgagtggagagagggttaagcacaggttaaagagatgtgtattgtctccagacagggcagttagtgagattttacaaggccaggcaagtcgtggggttacagataatgtgacatgaacccaaaatcccggttgaggccgtcctcatgtgtgcggaacttggctatcagtttctgctcagcgattctgcgttgtgtgtcgtgaaggccgccttggagaacgcttacccgaagatcagaagctgaatgcccgtgaccgctgaagtgttccccgactggaagggaacactcctgcctggcgattgtcgagcagtgttcattcattcattgttgtagcgtctgcatggtctccccaatgtaccatgcctcgggacatcctttcctgcagcgcatcaggtagacaatgttggctgagtggcaagagtatgtactgtgtaccttgtggatagtgttctcatgtgaaatgatggcatccgtgtcgatgatccggcacgtcttgcagaggttgctgtggcagggttgtgttgtgtggtgtcgtggtcactgttttcctgaaggctgggtagtttgctgcggacaatggaccATTTGGACacaacagaattatagaatccctacagtgcattgtccgcagcaaactacccagccttcaggaaaacagtgaccacgacaccacacatgcAGATACGATAGATACGATTGTGAGTTTTAAAGGGgcacctggacaaatacatgaataggatgggaatagagggatatggtccatggaagggtagggggttttagttcagtcgggcagcatgatcgatgcaggcttggaaggccgaagggcctgttcctgtgctttaattttttgttcttcacagtaacttcatagtagCGATAATGCAAGataacttgtgacaataataaataaataagttacTGCTTTAAGTGACTTTATTGTGCAGTACATTAATCAGTTTATAACACTGAACGTAGGGATCAGGTATGGATTGACTGTATGGCATTTTACTGAATCGCAATGTTTGAATAACAAAAGCAATCTAAAACAGCACTTTTACCATCCAATACTTTTGCTTATTGTCATTTCCCTTTCCTTTGCATCTTTCAACTCACTGGTTGTTAAAAGAAGTCACTTACGGCAGGCATTTCTGTATTTGCAGGTGAAGATTATTCTGCGTACGGATCCTTCCAGAGTTTGTTCTCCGTGCTCGCGACATTTGATGGATATTTTAAATTTTCCTACTCCGAGCCAACCAGCTGAAAGTCAGGTGCTTCATTTCCAGGTAACAGCTGTGGAGTTTTGACTGAAGCAGCTCGTAGAGGGATGATGCAGTCTCACTACAATACAGCAATATGAGCACCAGACTCAACAAAATGATCATCAACAAGTTGCGAAGCATTGCTGGCAAATGGGCATTACATCCGTTAGCTGGTTAAAGACAAAAAACAGATGGTCACAAAATTGTAATTCTTGTATCGTTACATCTTTGCAA
This Mustelus asterias chromosome 18, sMusAst1.hap1.1, whole genome shotgun sequence DNA region includes the following protein-coding sequences:
- the LOC144506837 gene encoding uncharacterized protein LOC144506837, with protein sequence MSNRSHLALECSGEQVTVRKCPTSILRKRSNMTTRKDDGYVSHRTRTARRVRFRELDEIIFHTNGCNAHLPAMLRNLLMIILLSLVLILLYCSETASSLYELLQSKLHSCYLEMKHLTFSWLARSRKI